In the genome of Candidatus Dependentiae bacterium, one region contains:
- the rpmG gene encoding 50S ribosomal protein L33, which yields MAKARTIIHLECTECKERNYSKMVSKKRKFEKLNLKKFCSKCRVHNMHKEIK from the coding sequence ATGGCAAAAGCGAGAACTATAATACATTTAGAGTGTACCGAGTGTAAAGAACGTAATTACAGTAAGATGGTTTCAAAAAAAAGAAAATTTGAAAAATTAAATCTAAAGAAATTTTGTTCTAAGTGTCGTGTACATAATATGCATAAAGAGATTAAATAG
- the secE gene encoding preprotein translocase subunit SecE, with the protein MSKILTFLHEVKGEIYKITWPGRDDLIGTVIIVCILTLVAALILGGMDALFSLLLRKITLI; encoded by the coding sequence ATGAGTAAAATTTTGACTTTTTTACATGAAGTTAAAGGTGAAATTTATAAGATAACTTGGCCGGGGCGGGATGATCTAATTGGGACAGTGATAATTGTCTGTATTCTGACTCTAGTTGCGGCTTTGATTCTTGGCGGTATGGATGCTTTATTTAGTTTATTGTTAAGAAAAATTACTTTAATATAG
- the nusG gene encoding transcription termination/antitermination protein NusG, with the protein MMKRWYVVQIYTGFEEVVKADLDKRIIEEGLQDLFGEILVPRGQVVSLISGEQDKKEKIFPGYLLIQLEMTGESYKVVASNPRVTRFLGGEKPVPLSNKEVERIFAQMSGQLPVAQEVVTFVEGSEVNISSGPFSGFVGIVEKVDEERGKLTVMVSIFGRLTPVELGFDQVKR; encoded by the coding sequence ATTATGAAACGTTGGTATGTAGTTCAAATATATACAGGCTTTGAAGAGGTTGTTAAAGCCGATCTTGATAAGCGCATTATTGAAGAAGGTCTTCAAGATTTATTTGGCGAAATATTGGTTCCAAGAGGACAGGTAGTTTCATTGATATCTGGAGAGCAAGATAAAAAAGAAAAAATTTTCCCTGGATATTTACTAATACAGCTAGAAATGACCGGTGAATCCTATAAGGTTGTCGCTTCAAACCCTAGGGTTACACGCTTTTTAGGCGGTGAAAAGCCGGTTCCGCTTTCCAATAAAGAAGTTGAGCGAATTTTTGCTCAAATGAGTGGTCAGTTACCAGTTGCTCAAGAAGTAGTTACTTTTGTGGAGGGCAGCGAGGTTAACATATCAAGTGGACCTTTCTCAGGTTTTGTTGGTATCGTTGAAAAGGTTGATGAAGAACGTGGAAAGCTTACAGTAATGGTAAGTATTTTTGGAAGACTAACTCCTGTTGAGTTAGGTTTTGATCAAGTAAAAAGGTAA
- the rplK gene encoding 50S ribosomal protein L11, whose product MAKKVKANVKLQIPAGAATPAPPVGSCLGQHGVAIMDFCKKFNAATANRKGETVPVMITIYVDKTFDFVLKTAPVSELLRKKAKIQKGSSNPSKDVAGTISWADIEEIAKIKMPDLNAFNMEAAKKVVAGSARSMGLQIRD is encoded by the coding sequence ATGGCAAAAAAAGTTAAAGCAAATGTGAAGCTTCAAATTCCTGCAGGCGCAGCAACTCCAGCTCCTCCAGTGGGATCTTGTTTGGGTCAGCACGGTGTTGCTATTATGGATTTTTGTAAAAAATTCAATGCAGCTACTGCTAATCGCAAAGGAGAAACTGTTCCTGTCATGATTACTATCTATGTTGATAAAACATTTGATTTTGTTTTAAAGACAGCCCCGGTATCTGAGCTTTTGCGAAAAAAAGCAAAAATACAAAAAGGGTCTAGCAATCCAAGTAAAGACGTTGCTGGAACAATTTCTTGGGCAGATATAGAAGAAATAGCAAAAATTAAAATGCCTGATTTGAATGCTTTTAATATGGAAGCGGCAAAAAAAGTTGTTGCAGGTAGTGCCAGAAGTATGGGACTACAAATTAGGGATTAG
- the rplA gene encoding 50S ribosomal protein L1 — MIKTGKRIKKAQEALVSANIDTLKKGLEFVVKNASAKFDESVNLSTVLGIDASKGEQTVRGSALLPHGTGKSLRVLVFATGEKEQEAKAAGADFVGLEDLIEKIEGGWIGFDVAVATTDLMGKIGKLAKILGPKGLLPNKKVGTVTDDVTAIITDLKKGRVSFRNDKNGAVHAAFGKVSFGANKLEENLIALIKSIRAAKPASSKGKFIKKIVISSTMGVGVVVNPDEVV, encoded by the coding sequence ATGATTAAAACAGGCAAAAGAATTAAAAAAGCTCAAGAAGCACTCGTTTCGGCAAATATTGATACCTTGAAAAAGGGTCTTGAATTTGTTGTTAAAAACGCATCTGCTAAATTTGATGAATCTGTTAATCTGAGCACTGTTTTGGGTATTGATGCATCTAAAGGTGAACAAACAGTTAGAGGCTCAGCGCTTTTACCTCATGGTACCGGAAAGAGCTTGCGAGTTTTAGTTTTTGCAACCGGAGAAAAAGAGCAGGAAGCAAAGGCAGCAGGCGCAGATTTTGTCGGTTTGGAAGATTTAATTGAAAAAATTGAAGGCGGCTGGATAGGATTTGATGTTGCTGTTGCAACCACAGATCTTATGGGAAAAATTGGTAAATTAGCAAAAATTTTGGGACCAAAAGGTTTGTTGCCTAACAAAAAAGTTGGAACCGTTACTGATGATGTAACTGCTATAATTACTGATTTGAAGAAAGGTCGTGTATCATTTAGAAACGATAAAAATGGTGCGGTTCACGCTGCATTTGGTAAAGTTTCATTTGGTGCGAATAAATTAGAAGAAAATCTTATAGCTTTGATAAAGTCTATAAGAGCTGCAAAGCCGGCAAGTTCAAAAGGTAAGTTTATAAAGAAAATTGTTATTTCATCTACAATGGGTGTTGGTGTTGTTGTAAACCCTGATGAAGTTGTTTAG
- the rplJ gene encoding 50S ribosomal protein L10, with protein MNRQQKESVIKNINDQLKAANASFLVGYKGLSVAQIQSLKTQLRNVDGVFKVTKARLMKLAAHDLSGIDGFKDEFKNQVGLVFVKKDVPSVAKVLVDFSTNNEQLDIVSGFFESKSMSKEQIKYLASLPSREVLLAILAGTLQAPIASLARLLNVVAKKDQAQV; from the coding sequence ATGAATCGTCAACAAAAAGAATCAGTTATAAAAAATATAAACGACCAATTAAAAGCGGCCAATGCATCATTTTTAGTTGGATATAAGGGTTTATCTGTTGCGCAAATTCAGAGCTTAAAGACTCAATTACGCAATGTTGATGGTGTTTTTAAAGTTACAAAAGCACGTTTAATGAAATTAGCAGCACATGATCTTTCCGGTATTGATGGATTTAAAGATGAATTCAAAAATCAGGTAGGTCTTGTTTTTGTTAAGAAAGATGTTCCGTCTGTAGCAAAAGTATTGGTTGATTTTTCAACTAATAATGAGCAGCTTGATATAGTTTCAGGTTTTTTTGAATCTAAATCTATGTCAAAGGAACAGATTAAATATTTGGCATCGTTGCCTTCACGTGAGGTTCTTTTGGCTATATTGGCAGGAACTTTACAGGCTCCAATAGCGAGCTTGGCAAGATTGTTAAATGTCGTTGCCAAAAAGGATCAGGCACAAGTATAA
- the rplL gene encoding 50S ribosomal protein L7/L12, producing MATSNINQIVEQVSNMSLLEVAELVKALEEKFGVSAAMPVAAAAAPVAAAAPTEEKTEFKVTLKDSGADKIKVIKALRTVTALNLKEAKDLVEGAPGVVSEAASKDDAKKIKEALEAAGAKVELS from the coding sequence ATGGCTACATCAAATATTAATCAAATAGTTGAGCAAGTAAGCAACATGTCTTTATTGGAAGTTGCAGAGCTTGTTAAAGCGTTAGAAGAAAAGTTTGGCGTTTCTGCAGCTATGCCTGTTGCAGCAGCAGCAGCTCCTGTAGCAGCAGCAGCTCCTACAGAAGAAAAGACCGAATTTAAGGTTACATTAAAAGATTCTGGTGCTGATAAAATTAAAGTAATCAAAGCATTAAGAACCGTAACTGCTTTGAATTTAAAAGAAGCCAAGGATTTAGTTGAAGGTGCTCCTGGGGTTGTTTCTGAAGCTGCATCTAAAGATGATGCTAAAAAAATCAAAGAAGCTTTAGAAGCTGCCGGCGCAAAAGTAGAGCTATCGTAA
- the rpoB gene encoding DNA-directed RNA polymerase subunit beta, producing MAQVHLGKGVFRKSFGKIKEVVQLPDLIEIQSKSFNDFAQLDFLPSERKNIGLEKVLRDTFPIENTDKISLEYVSYELGDWECACGSVKGIENRYKWSCSSCKKNGSGRLNEDVCPECGKHTASYTVCKKCSARVFVKNEITADEARYSGKTYSMPLKLKMQLVSWDIDPKTSKKSVKDIKEQEVFFADLPIMVDLFEDDEGSYKLGNNGTFIINGVDRVVVSQLHRAPGAIFTLSKKTKDFKGLPCHIARIIPARGSWIDFEFDSNDVLNVRIDKKKKILATTFLQAMGIAKDSILSMFYDFETIYAKSGDFYNKIGDHLIGQRLASGALSKKLEEKFVVGQRFNKNLIEKLKKEGVKELIVRKSSVVNKILAGDLIDQNSGEIIAQQGMALTQELVDQVSNLSGVVELKVVKSSGLLVQPTLAVTFAHDHVNSKEDALKEIYTKLRPGDVPSLKIMEEYFHNLFFNSRFYDLTVVGRIRTNRKLGLNVNTEITYLTQDDIVATIKYLIGLKESGQGILDDIDHLGNRAVRLVGELLQSQLYSGLTKVEKIVKERFRLQDNYATMMPYDVLNVKPIAAVFREFFGTGQLSQFMDQTNPVAEMAHKRRLSALGPGGLTRERASFEVRDVHPSHYGRICPIETPEGQNIGLISSLSTYARVNDLGFIETPYREVNDGVVSEDIKYLDAYLETGKNIAQASVELDSKNKIKEDMLLVRNDENIFRTESKNVNYLDASPKQLVSVATALIPFLEHDDANRALMGSNMQRQAVPLVKCQYPLVGTGMEHEIGTTQGIALLAQRSGVVEYVSGEKIEIGLFDTTKSEKRWFSRPVDVYKLKKFARSSHSTWIHYTPVVRVGDKIEKGDVIANGAATLDGDLSLGSNVLVAFMPWRGYNFEDAIVLSKRLVSDDVFTSVHVEEFIVEARDTKLGAEEITRDIPNVGEKDLAALDEDGIVRIGTRVKPGDILVGKVTLKGDIQVSPEEKLLRAIFGEKSREVRDTSLRVPPGVEATVLDVKVFSKSGIRKDKRYKDFVQKQTEIIEDDYASRISILQKGVKNKIKTLLSENSISNVKIQDTKYSVAKLENLDVDMLLTLESGNKNIDSKIKDFSIMLSDQIQVLTSIKADMFSRLRKGDDLPSGVLKMVKVYVAAKRHVSVGDKMAGRHGNKGVVSQIVNIEDMPFMDDGTSVDIVLNPLGVPGRMNVGQILETILGFAGKKISANLAKNINELSYKELKKQLAELYSDELVDSIEKSQGQDAVKELADKTVKNGLAFKTPIFDGASYQNIIVPLLKDLGMSANGAYTLFDGKTGLRFDQPVTVGYIYMMKLNHLADDKLHARSVGPYSLITQQPLGGKAQFGGQRLGEMEVWALYAYGAAYTLQEMLTVKSDDVNGRIKAYEAIVRGDDVPVPGIPESFNVLVKELQSLGLQVDLFKASKEQVSE from the coding sequence ATGGCTCAAGTGCATTTAGGTAAAGGTGTCTTTAGAAAATCTTTTGGGAAAATTAAAGAGGTTGTTCAACTTCCTGATCTTATAGAAATACAATCAAAATCTTTTAATGATTTTGCTCAGTTGGACTTTTTGCCATCTGAACGCAAGAATATTGGATTGGAAAAAGTTTTGCGAGATACATTTCCAATTGAAAATACTGATAAAATATCTCTAGAATATGTAAGTTATGAATTGGGTGATTGGGAGTGTGCTTGCGGCAGTGTAAAAGGTATAGAAAATAGGTATAAGTGGAGTTGCTCTTCTTGTAAAAAAAATGGATCCGGGCGATTAAATGAAGATGTTTGTCCTGAATGTGGAAAACATACTGCCAGTTATACCGTCTGTAAAAAATGTTCTGCTCGAGTATTTGTAAAAAATGAAATTACTGCCGATGAGGCCAGATATAGCGGTAAAACTTATTCAATGCCGTTAAAATTAAAAATGCAACTCGTTTCTTGGGATATTGATCCTAAAACTTCTAAAAAATCTGTAAAAGACATAAAAGAACAGGAAGTCTTTTTTGCAGATCTTCCTATAATGGTTGATTTATTTGAGGATGATGAAGGTTCTTATAAATTAGGCAACAATGGAACATTTATTATTAATGGTGTTGATCGAGTTGTTGTAAGTCAGTTGCACAGAGCGCCAGGTGCCATATTTACGCTAAGTAAAAAGACAAAAGATTTTAAGGGTTTGCCTTGTCATATTGCAAGAATTATTCCGGCAAGAGGCTCTTGGATAGATTTTGAATTTGATAGCAATGATGTATTAAACGTTCGAATAGATAAAAAAAAGAAAATTTTGGCAACAACATTTTTGCAAGCTATGGGGATTGCAAAAGATTCTATTCTTTCAATGTTTTATGATTTTGAAACTATTTATGCAAAATCTGGAGATTTCTATAATAAAATAGGGGATCATTTAATTGGTCAAAGACTTGCCTCCGGAGCATTATCTAAAAAATTAGAAGAAAAATTTGTTGTAGGACAAAGATTTAATAAAAATTTAATAGAAAAGTTAAAAAAAGAAGGCGTAAAAGAGTTAATAGTCAGAAAAAGCAGCGTTGTTAATAAAATTTTGGCTGGTGATTTGATAGATCAAAATTCCGGAGAAATTATAGCTCAGCAGGGTATGGCTCTAACTCAAGAATTGGTTGATCAAGTTTCAAATCTTTCCGGTGTTGTTGAGTTGAAAGTTGTAAAGTCTTCAGGGCTTTTAGTTCAACCGACATTAGCTGTAACATTTGCTCATGATCATGTAAATTCAAAAGAAGATGCATTAAAAGAAATCTATACAAAATTGCGCCCGGGTGATGTTCCATCTCTAAAAATTATGGAAGAATATTTTCATAATTTATTTTTTAATTCAAGATTTTATGATTTAACCGTTGTTGGTCGTATTAGAACAAATAGAAAACTTGGTTTAAATGTCAATACTGAAATTACGTATTTAACTCAAGATGATATCGTTGCTACAATAAAATATTTGATCGGATTAAAAGAGAGTGGCCAAGGTATATTGGATGATATTGATCACCTTGGTAATAGAGCTGTTAGATTAGTCGGTGAATTATTGCAATCTCAATTGTATTCGGGTTTAACAAAAGTTGAAAAAATAGTAAAAGAGCGATTTAGATTACAAGATAATTATGCAACAATGATGCCTTATGATGTATTAAATGTTAAACCAATTGCAGCTGTATTTAGAGAATTTTTTGGTACAGGACAATTATCGCAGTTTATGGATCAAACTAATCCTGTAGCAGAGATGGCACATAAGCGTAGATTATCCGCTCTTGGGCCCGGTGGTTTGACAAGAGAAAGAGCCAGTTTTGAGGTTCGTGACGTTCATCCTTCGCATTATGGAAGAATTTGTCCGATAGAAACTCCTGAAGGACAAAACATAGGTCTTATTTCATCTCTTTCTACTTATGCTCGTGTTAACGATCTTGGATTTATAGAAACTCCATATAGAGAAGTTAATGATGGCGTTGTATCTGAAGATATAAAATATTTAGATGCATATTTGGAAACCGGAAAAAATATAGCTCAAGCATCAGTTGAACTTGATAGTAAAAATAAAATTAAAGAAGATATGCTTCTTGTTCGTAATGATGAAAATATATTCAGAACTGAATCAAAAAATGTTAATTATTTGGATGCATCACCAAAACAGTTAGTTTCTGTTGCAACCGCATTAATTCCATTCTTAGAACATGACGACGCAAATAGAGCATTGATGGGATCTAATATGCAACGACAAGCTGTTCCGCTTGTTAAATGTCAGTATCCGCTTGTAGGAACTGGTATGGAACATGAAATTGGAACTACTCAAGGTATTGCTTTATTAGCGCAACGTTCCGGTGTCGTTGAATATGTTTCAGGTGAAAAAATAGAAATAGGTCTTTTTGATACAACTAAAAGTGAAAAAAGATGGTTTTCAAGACCTGTTGATGTTTATAAATTGAAAAAATTCGCAAGATCATCTCATAGTACATGGATTCATTATACGCCTGTTGTTCGCGTTGGTGATAAAATTGAAAAAGGTGATGTGATTGCAAATGGTGCGGCGACTTTGGATGGTGATTTATCTTTGGGTAGCAACGTTTTGGTAGCATTTATGCCTTGGCGCGGATATAACTTTGAAGATGCTATAGTTTTGAGTAAACGTTTGGTAAGTGATGACGTATTTACATCAGTACACGTTGAAGAATTTATAGTAGAAGCCAGAGATACCAAGTTGGGCGCCGAAGAAATAACTCGAGATATTCCAAACGTTGGAGAAAAAGATCTTGCAGCGTTGGATGAAGATGGAATCGTACGAATTGGAACAAGAGTAAAACCTGGGGATATTTTAGTTGGTAAAGTCACATTAAAAGGTGATATACAAGTTTCTCCTGAAGAAAAATTATTAAGAGCAATTTTTGGTGAAAAATCAAGAGAAGTTCGAGATACATCTTTAAGAGTTCCACCTGGAGTAGAAGCAACAGTTCTTGATGTAAAAGTATTTTCAAAAAGTGGAATAAGAAAAGATAAACGTTATAAAGATTTTGTACAAAAACAAACAGAAATTATTGAAGATGATTATGCTTCAAGAATTTCTATTCTTCAAAAAGGTGTAAAAAACAAAATCAAGACGTTGCTTTCAGAAAATTCTATTTCTAATGTAAAAATACAGGATACAAAATATTCTGTTGCAAAATTAGAAAATTTAGATGTTGATATGTTATTAACTTTGGAATCGGGTAATAAAAATATTGATTCCAAGATTAAAGATTTTTCAATAATGTTGAGCGATCAGATCCAAGTATTAACGTCTATAAAAGCAGATATGTTCTCAAGATTAAGAAAAGGTGATGATTTGCCATCAGGCGTATTGAAGATGGTAAAAGTTTATGTAGCTGCAAAAAGACATGTATCCGTTGGTGATAAAATGGCCGGACGACATGGAAATAAAGGTGTGGTATCACAGATTGTTAATATTGAAGACATGCCATTTATGGATGATGGAACATCTGTTGATATAGTTTTAAATCCGCTTGGTGTTCCCGGTCGTATGAACGTTGGCCAGATTTTAGAGACAATACTTGGTTTTGCAGGTAAAAAAATATCTGCAAATTTGGCTAAAAATATTAATGAACTTAGTTATAAAGAACTTAAAAAACAGCTTGCCGAATTATATTCGGATGAATTAGTTGATTCTATTGAAAAGAGTCAAGGCCAAGATGCTGTTAAAGAGCTTGCGGATAAAACGGTTAAAAATGGTTTAGCATTTAAGACACCGATATTTGACGGAGCTAGTTATCAAAATATAATTGTTCCATTATTAAAAGATCTTGGAATGTCGGCTAATGGAGCATATACATTGTTTGATGGTAAAACCGGACTGCGTTTCGATCAGCCTGTAACCGTTGGTTATATTTATATGATGAAATTAAATCACTTGGCTGATGATAAACTTCACGCAAGATCTGTTGGACCTTACTCATTAATTACGCAACAGCCTTTGGGTGGTAAAGCTCAATTTGGTGGACAGAGACTTGGTGAGATGGAAGTTTGGGCATTGTATGCTTATGGTGCTGCATATACATTACAAGAAATGTTGACGGTTAAGTCAGACGATGTTAATGGTCGTATAAAGGCTTATGAAGCAATAGTTCGAGGTGATGATGTACCTGTACCAGGTATTCCAGAGTCATTTAATGTGTTAGTAAAAGAATTGCAAAGTTTAGGTTTACAAGTAGATCTATTTAAAGCAAGCAAGGAGCAAGTCAGTGAATAA